A window of Metabacillus sp. B2-18 contains these coding sequences:
- a CDS encoding DUF420 domain-containing protein encodes MNTSLPILPTISTSFIVISAIFVAIGWYLIKQRKIEAHMKVMFLAAISAIIFFVIYASRTIFIGNTAFGGPDELKIYYTIFLIFHITLATIGAVLGIISLITGYKKNYAKHRKLGPVTSIVWFFTAITGVAVYLLLYVFYHGGETTSVIKAILGF; translated from the coding sequence ATGAATACATCACTACCGATTTTACCAACAATAAGTACCTCCTTTATCGTTATTAGTGCGATTTTTGTAGCAATTGGTTGGTACCTAATTAAACAACGAAAAATTGAAGCACATATGAAGGTAATGTTTTTAGCAGCTATATCAGCTATCATTTTCTTTGTTATATATGCTTCTCGCACGATTTTTATCGGCAATACAGCTTTCGGTGGACCAGATGAGTTAAAGATTTATTATACAATTTTTCTTATCTTCCATATAACATTAGCAACAATTGGAGCTGTACTAGGTATTATTTCTTTAATTACTGGTTATAAAAAGAACTATGCAAAACATCGAAAACTTGGTCCGGTAACAAGTATTGTTTGGTTTTTTACAGCCATCACTGGTGTTGCAGTTTATTTACTTTTATATGTTTTTTATCACGGTGGAGAAACAACGTCAGTCATTAAAGCAATCTTAGGGTTTTAA
- a CDS encoding GNAT family N-acetyltransferase: MIEILTNRLMIVPCSLDIAKSLVFHRKELDKRSPIEIPKSWPSSYVRGFLPFYIESLEKKEKESECGLWMIIMYEDKKIIGDILLQGNPSKEGKVHLCYHVEDKTLDETIAYEAVDAFIDWLTYQMSVKKVVMECEKNDKHSIRLFEKLGFICKEKEGQFLMWEIQKDE, from the coding sequence TTGATTGAAATTTTAACAAACCGGTTAATGATTGTCCCATGTTCACTTGATATTGCAAAATCATTAGTATTTCATAGAAAAGAATTAGATAAACGTTCACCTATTGAAATCCCTAAAAGCTGGCCATCTTCATATGTACGAGGATTTTTACCTTTCTATATTGAGAGTTTGGAGAAGAAGGAAAAAGAATCTGAATGCGGATTGTGGATGATTATTATGTATGAGGACAAGAAAATTATTGGTGATATTTTATTGCAAGGAAATCCTTCTAAAGAAGGAAAAGTTCACTTATGTTACCATGTTGAAGATAAGACTTTAGACGAAACAATTGCATATGAAGCAGTTGATGCTTTTATTGATTGGCTAACATATCAGATGTCTGTTAAAAAAGTTGTAATGGAATGTGAGAAGAATGATAAACATTCAATTAGACTATTCGAAAAGCTCGGTTTTATTTGTAAAGAAAAAGAAGGTCAATTTTTAATGTGGGAAATTCAAAAAGATGAATAA
- a CDS encoding IS1182 family transposase (programmed frameshift), with protein MFNTRENTQNEVEFIVIDDLVPENHLLRKIDKYIDFSFILEKVKPYYCEDNGRPSIDPLVLFKMMFVGYLYGIRSERQLEEEIKMNIAYRWFLGLKLSDRVPHHSTISWNRRTRYKETNIFQEIFDEIVFQAMEHRMVGGRVLFTDSTHLKANANKHKFTRETVEVETRDYIEDLNKAIEQDRKEHGKKPLKEREEVKETKEIRVSSTDPESGFMSRDNKQEMFCYLDHRTTDFKFNIITDAYVTPGNVHDSVPYLSRLDRQIERFGFKVEASALDSGYLTSAVCKGLSDRNIFGVIAHRRFKPTKGLFPKWKFTYDRENDLYICPNKDELTYRTTTREGYREYKSDPKKCATCPLLSQCTRSKNNQKVVTRHVWEDHKDQVRLNRLSPSGKELYKFRKEKVERSFADSKELHGLRYCRLRGLRNASEQVLLTAACQNMKKIATHLAKLS; from the exons ATGTTCAATACAAGAGAAAACACACAAAATGAAGTTGAATTTATAGTAATAGATGACCTTGTTCCTGAAAATCATCTGCTTCGAAAAATAGATAAATATATAGATTTTTCATTCATTCTTGAAAAGGTAAAACCTTATTATTGTGAGGATAATGGACGCCCTTCAATTGATCCTTTAGTTCTTTTTAAAATGATGTTTGTTGGCTATTTATATGGAATTCGCTCTGAGAGACAATTAGAAGAAGAAATTAAAATGAATATTGCTTATAGATGGTTTTTAGGATTGAAATTATCTGATCGAGTTCCTCATCATTCTACAATAAGTTGGAATCGTAGAACTCGTTATAAAGAAACAAATATATTCCAAGAAATCTTTGATGAGATTGTCTTTCAGGCAATGGAACATCGTATGGTAGGAGGAAGAGTTCTCTTTACAGATTCTACTCATTTAAAAGCTAATGCGAATAAACACAAATTCACTAGAGAAACGGTTGAGGTTGAGACTAGAGATTATATTGAAGACTTAAATAAAGCTATTGAACAAGATCGTAAAGAACATGGAAAAAAGC CTCTGAAAGAAAGAGAGGAGGTGAAGGAAACTAAGGAAATACGTGTAAGTTCAACAGATCCTGAAAGTGGATTTATGTCTAGAGATAACAAACAGGAAATGTTCTGTTACCTAGATCATCGAACGACAGACTTTAAATTCAATATTATAACTGATGCGTATGTTACACCAGGTAATGTCCATGATTCTGTTCCTTATTTATCAAGACTTGACCGTCAAATCGAGCGATTTGGTTTTAAAGTAGAAGCTTCAGCTTTGGATTCAGGATATCTAACTAGTGCTGTTTGTAAGGGATTATCGGATAGAAACATATTTGGAGTAATTGCTCATAGAAGATTTAAACCAACCAAAGGTTTGTTTCCTAAATGGAAATTTACATATGATAGAGAGAATGATCTATATATTTGTCCAAATAAGGATGAGTTAACTTATCGAACAACTACAAGAGAGGGATATCGAGAATATAAATCTGATCCCAAGAAATGTGCAACATGTCCTCTACTCTCACAGTGTACAAGGTCGAAAAACAACCAAAAAGTAGTAACTCGACATGTTTGGGAAGATCATAAAGATCAAGTTAGATTAAATCGCCTTTCCCCATCTGGGAAAGAACTATATAAATTTAGAAAAGAAAAGGTAGAGCGAAGCTTTGCAGATTCAAAAGAATTGCATGGGCTTCGCTACTGCCGGTTACGGGGATTAAGGAATGCAAGTGAGCAGGTGCTTCTCACCGCTGCTTGCCAGAATATGAAAAAGATTGCCACACACCTAGCTAAGTTAAGCTAG